From the genome of Anopheles moucheti chromosome 3, idAnoMoucSN_F20_07, whole genome shotgun sequence, one region includes:
- the LOC128303652 gene encoding FAST kinase domain-containing protein 3, mitochondrial-like, with the protein MSRCVWYSLRSPRGGRYGASLLYCFPQFAARVCAFSSKDAGDDPPPPDSGTGTNSGLSANVSSKKFVRNATILVQQGCDIQELPVVVRKIAEDEFVSFVSDKIITTPPSINAEEGPKGNELQASLESDMETIKSIESCHSTKGVLTVLQERENADTGSTAYSPGVAIHALEKILKVESLLELKELEETEAFERIVNCIVFHSDSKAILDLLDELRSYLELPRTIDMLGNELVYRCSENALSIEECCDAIEVLTQCRRPEMVEKFWSGIADQEKSITERNVHFVFSILPYLKVSRRAVLTVLERRIPQLWWQMSPTATIEVLQSLVTCKLSPFRVTQTLARWLNTNIHAVAEDELGAILEAFTNLAYSDAQIERAIERYVKAKGVKVSSQNLIVTILRHCEEFRLRNAHILNGCSEFFIANFGQLEPSYLKALFCPFGYLDFVPTNAIKFFDTVNMFVDLHFAKIRPTDTIDIMFAYICLERFPLNFVNRIFNPYFLDVLHAKTRPERLDIVRGKLKVFDTGLTLECADYDGPLLPRDHSAKAVFHDGRIKRIINYITTELEELAGGPECMTKFSILQHLPVNSLYLVDVIFHPAGLGNIFTMDTMKERNINVAVLVHLPEYFDSTGKYLVGPQMMRIRHLRRLGLKVATLRFDVLYKLKIHPQELQDYLVERMKAAFDALPPPGSTAAAPVQGSP; encoded by the coding sequence ATGTCACGCTGCGTGTGGTATTCGTTGCGATCACCTCGCGGCGGACGATATGGCGCTTCGTTGCTGTATTGTTTTCCCCAGTTTGCCGCCCGAGTTTGTGCGTTTTCTTCTAAGGATGCTGGAGACGATCCTCCACCACCGGATAGCGGGACGGGCACAAACAGTGGATTATCTGCCAACGTTAGTTCGAAGAAGTTCGTCCGTAATGCTACGATATTGGTGCAGCAGGGTTGCGACATCCAGGAACTACCGGTGGTCGTGCGCAAGATTGCCGAGGATGAGTTTGTGTCGTTCGTATCCGATAAAATAATAACTACCCCTCCATCCATCAATGCTGAGGAAGGTCCGAAAGGAAATGAGTTACAAGCCTCCTTGGAGTCCGACATGGAAACGATAAAGAGCATCGAAAGTTGCCACTCAACCAAAGGCGTACTAACAGTGCTGCAGGAGCGAGAAAACGCTGATACTGGTTCGACTGCATACAGCCCTGGCGTTGCTATTCACGCCCTGGAGAAGATACTGAAGGTGGAAAGTTTGCTGGAACTGAAGGAGCTGGAAGAAACCGAAGCATTCGAGCGGATCGTAAACTGTATCGTGTTTCACTCGGACTCTAAAGCCATTCTTGATCTTTTAGATGAACTGCGAAGCTATCTGGAGCTGCCGCGCACGATCGACATGCTCGGCAATGAGCTGGTGTATCGCTGTTCTGAGAATGCACTCTCAATTGAGGAATGTTGCGATGCGATCGAAGTGCTAACGCAGTGCCGTCGGCCggagatggtggaaaagttcTGGAGTGGTATTGCCGATCAGGAGAAGAGCATCACCGAACGGAACGTGCACTTTGTGTTCTCCATCCTGCCCTATCTCAAAGTAAGTCGACGAGCAGTGCTGACGGTGCTGGAACGGCGCATCCCACAGCTCTGGTGGCAAATGTCCCCAACGGCGACGATTGAGGTGCTGCAATCGCTTGTGACCTGCAAACTGTCACCGTTCCGTGTCACGCAGACGTTAGCGCGCTGGttaaacacaaacatacacgcgGTGGCAGAAGACGAACTGGGTGCAATACTGGAAGCGTTCACAAATCTCGCCTACTCGGATGCCCAAATCGAACGTGCAATCGAGCGTTACGTGAAGGCGAAAGGAGTGAAAGTGAGCTCACAAAATCTCATCGTTACGATACTGCGCCACTGTGAAGAGTTTCGTCTCCGCAACGCACACATACTGAATGGTTGCAGTGAGTTCTTCATAGCCAACTTTGGTCAGCTGGAACCGAGCTACCTGAAGGCGCTATTCTGCCCATTCGGTTATCTGGACTTTGTGCCGACGAATGCGATCAAGTTTTTCGACACGGTAAATATGTTTGTGGATCTCCACTTCGCGAAGATTCGTCCGACCGATACGATCGACATTATGTTCGCGTACATTTGTTTGGAGCGCTTTCCGCTTAATTTCGTGAATAGAATTTTTAATCCTTACTTTCTGGATGTGCTTCACGCGAAAACTCGCCCCGAACGGTTGGATATAGTGCGCGGGAAGCTGAAAGTGTTTGATACCGGGCTAACGCTTGAGTGTGCCGATTATGATGGACCGCTACTACCGCGTGATCACTCGGCTAAGGCCGTTTTTCACGATGGCCGTATTAAACGCATCATCAATTACATCACGACCGAGCTGGAGGAACTGGCCGGTGGTCCGGAATGTATGACCAAGTTCTCCATTTTGCAACATCTACCCGTAAACTCGCTGTATCTAGTGGATGTTATATTCCATCCGGCCGGATTGGGGAACATTTTCACTATGGACACTATGAAGGAGCGTAACATTAATGTGGCGGTTCTGGTCCATCTGCCAGAATACTTCGACAGTACCGGAAAGTATTTAGTTGGCCCGCAGATGATGCGAATACGGCACCTGCGCAGGCTCGGACTGAAGGTGGCCACGCTACGATTCGATGTATTGTACAAGCTAAAAATCCACCCACAGGAGCTGCAGGATTATTTGGTAGAACGTATGAAGGCGGCTTTCGATGCGTTACCACCACCCGGGTCGACAGCTGCTGCGCCAGTCCAAGGATCACCGTAG
- the LOC128303653 gene encoding pre-mRNA-splicing factor Slu7, which yields MVSSGSRLPLSMLLQTKEATDEEPRKASREDWRKAKELEEARKAGNAPAAVDEEGRDINPHIPQYISSAPWYYNTAGPTLKHQRPQDEDKERSGIDEWYKRGVDTSKPLVTKYRKGACENCGAMTHKRVDCMERPRKVGAKFSAKAIAHDEFIQPTIVSDYDGKRDRWAGYDPANHREIVEEYLKIEQAKRELRAQKLKENPDLAEEQDEEGDEDRYVDEVDMPGTKVDSKQRITVRNLRIREDTAKYLRNLDPNSAYYDPKTRSMRDNPTPQLNPEETEFAGENFVRYSGDIQKHAQAQLFAWEAYGKGVDVHVLAEPTKLELLQKEYEKKKGQFKDEVKNKVLEQYGGEEHLAVPPKALLLAQTENYVEYSRYGKVIKGQDKPIIRSRYEEDVYINNHTTVWGSHWSNGCWGYKCCESMIKNSYCVGENGKAPASTIKPPSTERETAEEEASDGENQAKTSAAAREESSTAVEKQQQAQVLLQPKQEAVDPDNNNSDSNSDSDSEPDQDTKRPDRKESKKSKKKRKKEKKRQQRREEKKLRKKPEAKVEKDKLQLALEAEEQSQRRAAELLRQDERKRPYNSMYDVKAPTEEEIEAYMMKRRREEDPMFAFMGK from the coding sequence ATGGTGAGCTCGGGATCGCGTCTGCCTCTGTCGATGCTTTTGCAAACGAAAGAGGCAACAGACGAGGAACCTCGTAAAGCATCGCGCGAAGACTGGCGTAAAGCGAAGGAGCTCGAGGAGGCCCGAAAAGCTGGTAATGCTCCGGCCGCCGTTGATGAGGAAGGTCGCGACATCAACCCACACATTCCGCAATACATTTCGTCCGCACCATGGTACTACAATACTGCGGGTCCGACGCTGAAACATCAGCGCCCCCAGGACGAGGACAAGGAACGTTCCGGCATTGACGAGTGGTACAAACGGGGTGTCGATACCTCCAAACCCCTGGTGACCAAGTATCGCAAAGGGGCGTGCGAAAACTGTGGCGCAATGACACACAAACGGGTCGACTGTATGGAGCGTCCGCGCAAGGTGGGAGCGAAATTTTCCGCCAAAGCGATAGCGCACGATGAGTTCATTCAGCCCACAATCGTGAGCGATTACGATGGCAAGCGTGACCGATGGGCCGGTTACGATCCGGCCAACCATCGGGAAATTGTGGAAGAGTATCTGAAAATCGAACAAGCTAAGCGGGAGCTACGGGCACAAAAGCTGAAAGAAAATCCCGACCTGGCCGAGGAGCAAGACGAGGAAGGCGATGAGGATCGATATGTGGATGAGGTGGACATGCCCGGTACGAAGGTGGATTCAAAACAGCGCATCACGGTGCGAAATCTGCGCATTCGCGAGGATACTGCTAAGTATCTGCGCAATCTTGATCCCAACTCGGCCTACTACGACCCGAAGACGCGTTCTATGCGTGACAACCCAACGCCCCAGCTCAACCCAGAGGAGACGGAGTTTGCGGGCGAAAACTTCGTGCGCTACTCGGGCGACATTCAGAAGCACGCACAGGCGCAACTGTTTGCGTGGGAAGCATACGGCAAGGGTGTGGATGTGCACGTGCTTGCCGAACCGACGAAGCTGGAGCTGCTGCAGAAGGAGTACGAGAAGAAAAAGGGTCAATTCAAGGATGAGGTGAAAAATAAGGTGCTGGAGCAGTACGGTGGCGAAGAGCATCTAGCCGTACCGCCTAAAGCTTTGCTGCTGGCACAGACAGAAAATTATGTCGAGTACTCGCGGTACGGTAAAGTGATTAAGGGGCAGGACAAACCAATAATCCGATCACGCTACGAAGAGGACGTTTACATCAACAATCACACTACCGTTTGGGGTTCACACTGGAGCAACGGTTGCTGGGGTTACAAATGCTGTGAATCGATGATCAAAAATTCGTACTGCGTTGGAGAGAATGGTAAAGCACCGGCATCTACAATCAAACCACCCTCCACCGAAAGAGAAACAGCCGAGGAAGAAGCTTCCGATGGAgaaaaccaagcaaaaacaTCTGCTGCAGCAAGGGAAGAGTCGTCAACAGCTGttgaaaagcaacaacaagcgCAAGTGCTGTTGCAACCCAAGCAAGAAGCGGTAGATCCAGATAATAATAACAGCGACAGTAATAGTGACAGTGATTCCGAACCCGACCAGGACACCAAGCGCCCAGATCGTAAGGAATCGAAGAAATCGAAAAAGAAAcgcaagaaggaaaagaaacgtCAGCAGCGGCGGGAAGAGAAAAAGTTGCGTAAAAAGCCCGAAGCCAAAGTGGAAAAAGACAAACTGCAGCTTGCCCTGGAAGCGGAAGAGCAGAGCCAACGGCGGGCGGCGGAGTTGTTGCGACAGGATGAAAGGAAGCGGCCGTACAACAGCATGTACGATGTGAAGGCACCGACCGAGGAAGAAATCGAAGCGTACATGATGAAAAGGCGCCGCGAGGAAGATccaatgtttgcttttatgGGCAAGTAA
- the LOC128301233 gene encoding host cell factor gives MTANSETTGSELVPALPAKHNAILRWKRVTNPSGPQPRPRHGHRSVNIKELMVVFGGGNEGIVDELHVYNTATNQWYVPATKGDVPPGCAAYGFVVDGTRILVFGGMVEYGKYSNELYELQATKWEWKKLRPKPPESGPPPCRRLGHSFTLVGDKIYLFGGLANESDDPKNNIPKYLNDLYILEIKNNQLQWEIPTTFGESPPPRESHTAVSWYDKKQKKFWLVIYGGMSGCRLGDLWLLDTDTMSWTRPRTSGPLPLPRSLHSSTLIGNRMYVFGGWVPLVLDDVKVEKHEKEWKCTNTLACLNLETMTWEELDLDTDEENMPRARAGHCAVGIHTRLYIWSGRDGYRKAWNNQVRVCCKDLWYLEVERPGAASRVQLVRASTHSLELCWQAVPSASYYILEVQKIPQAPPPSPAPAGLNTAPAVVASPSGATIGSPASSTGSMSPAHMISGSIGTTSGEPMVQQPIIKQLPGRISGTPSAITVSAASIQSPTLQNPAVAQTALVPSPIHSAGGLQSPNNSNIGIVSSPALTVASPVQRIVTKVQPAKPIQTTQKVLTTGSQILQQQPTQIVSASPQQGQSAAQTIQTAILQTTQAQLQHQPQTIRVVATGGTAISNAQQLTTGTGTPIRVLSSTGQQLRIGTASTGTMQQAGQTAVLRTAGPGIVSGAQLQTVQQRLVSAGTGSTSTTATIGGKQIILQKPVTIVSGTPGAGTTGATSINSATTNQGQILTLVKTSQGMTMQTVPKMSVVQKTAGTGTLHQPQPQIITSNLLTGTGGTVVQQATVAGTAAGQKTTVIGGNVVKLMSTGSGTIGGKQILMKNSNIVQVGKMGTNSTGKPTLVLTNKAGQAIRGNQQVIVVTTPQGIRTVSGTVTSSANNFVTLSSSQVLNTITSTRTTNIGGATVLQATSVPAVSGTGSTLNAVGAGGGNIVTASVASGGTTTTLGGQAIKLRTVQGGKPITFTMPVGGLQAGGQKITGTQIINMPQKLVSGKSVTVQLTPSVGGQKTVTIVPSGASGATATSGTVTGQVGGQKILMLPSKTTTRIVTQQQYQQIQLQQQQQLQAAQLQQQQQQQLQAQQQQQQQEHQVSTDAAFAALAAEAGMMETDAEGMEQMDGCFDLASFVDEEDVVPCFEVESENPVLDEDMKEMERPTGFPMFTLEQLDGCDDTLSIITASEDVISGRHKYPIRYIKPGLYGGALQMGLMNNSGSGGDDSDSQIENQASDNAEDQQQQQQEADEIDQSGELTHDNVILEGMDDAGGRDSQDEGHLEDESGAGAVAGAMMVSADEEDGNFVGEDSQDHDELSTENEENVQASESMDKDNANTSIDEDLEEEENHGLDSLMEDDTAGQSQQEMSFGSEQEEMQTMEQHTAGSSELAGGEGMSTEESSSSAAVPVHVPKTTVVSAPTASETEAANILTTIKSGEILSLHNAELLAGGSTGTGNENVIQLDTGTATLLQSCNENGQMITFKTEAVESNGGGSTPAVADGTTLTLSDGTTFVTRLQTSGEQSTIDGGMVPQTHSSPGNMNLAGAVVKTEDASNNTSSTTGHLDALAEAAASATSVLPTELMGDLLSSPTSNVSQPAQQGTSIKFLDPTSKQFTVVMQAGGDGTGSSVSTAGVNNGSNNTTLSGKQVIGKAVVRSNSTGKTKDEKEEKSVKPKDESEIWHTVGIFKTVNHTVSNYIDANEWDSSIDGEMLSADSIPDLSELKRINLEPGCAYRFRVAAINSCGRGEWSDATPFKTCLPGFPGAPSAIKISKSPEGAHLSWEPPPSTTGDILEYSVYLAIKSQNPAKDKASSAAAQLAFVRVYCGSNNQCTVANQSLQTAHVDFTSKPAIIFRIAARNDKGYGPATQVRWLQDPQLSKTTAMSGATGGANQAGIVGKRLGDKSATIIANKRVKIGTPVTGTNSSMMVSPQHHH, from the exons ATGACGGCCAATTCGGAAACGACTGGTTCCGAACTCGTGCCGGCTTTACCGGCCAAACACAATGCGATATTACGCTGGAAGCGAGTGACGAATCCAAGCGGTCCACAACCAAGACCTCGCCATGGTCACCGTTCGGTGAACATCAAAGAATtgatggtagtttttggcggAGGCAATGAAGGAATCGTGGACGAACTGCATGTCTACAATACGG CTACGAATCAATGGTATGTTCCGGCGACAAAAGGAGACGTCCCACCGGGATGTGCCGCTTACGGTTTTGTCGTGGATGGGACGCGCATACTAGTGTTCGGCGGTATGGTTGAGTACGGCAAGTACTCCAATGAGCTGTATGAGCTGCAAGCCACCAAGTGGGAGTGGAAGAAACTGCGACCGAAGCCACCAGAATCGGGTCCTCCGCCGTGTCGTCGGTTGGGCCACAGCTTTACGCTTGTCGGAGATAAAATCTATCTTTTTGGTGGACTGGCTAACGAAAGCGATGACCCGAAAAACAATATTCCCAAATATCTGAACGATCTGTACATTTTGGAgataaaaaacaatcaactgcAGTGGGAAATACCGACGACATTCGGTGAGAGCCCACCGCCCCGTGAGTCGCACACGGCCGTGTCATGGTACgataagaaacagaaaaagttTTGGCTTGTCATTTACGGCGGTATGTCCGGGTGTAGACTGGGTGATCTGTGGCTGCTGGACACAGACACAATGTCCTGGACACGGCCTCGTACTAGTGGCCCGTTGCCTTTGCCACGTTCGCTGCACAGCTCGACGCTGATCGGCAACAGGATGTACGTGTTTGGCGGCTGGGTCCCACTAGTGTTGGACGACGTAAAGGTGGAAAAGCACGAAAAGGAATGGAAGTGTACGAATACACTAGCGTGTTTGAATCTCG AAACTATGACCTGGGAGGAGCTGGATCTGGACACGGACGAAGAGAACATGCCACGTGCCCGGGCAGGCCACTGTGCCGTCGGTATTCACACCCGTCTCTATATATGGTCGGGTCGCGACGGTTACAGGAAGGCCTGGAACAACCAGGTCAGG GTGTGTTGCAAAGACCTGTGGTACCTGGAGGTGGAGCGCCCTGGAGCGGCATCCCGCGTGCAGCTCGTGCGCGCTTCAACACATTCGCTGGAATTGTGCTGGCAGGCGGTACCATCCGCTTCCTACTACATACTGGAGGTGCAGAAGATACCTCAGGCTCCGCCGCCGTCACCAGCACCGGCAGGACTGAATACAGCGCCAGCTGTTGTTGCATCGCCCTCTGGTGCAACCATCGGCTCACCGGCATCCAGCACGGGTTCCATGTCTCCTGCGCACATGATTAGTGGCAGCATCGGTACAACATCCGGAGAGCCTATGGTTCAGCAGCCGA ttattaaacaattacccGGCAGGATATCGGGCACACCGTCAGCGATCACCGTATCGGCGGCTAGCATTCAGTCGCCAACGTTGCAAAATCCGGCCGTTGCCCAAACCGCCCTGGTACCAAGCCCGATCCACAGCGCAGGTGGATTACAGTCaccgaacaacagcaacatcggCATCGTTTCATCGCCTGCCCTGACGGTAGCATCACCGGTACAGCGAATCGTCACGAAGGTGCAACCTGCCAAACCGATTCAGACGACCCAAAAAGTGCTCACCACCGGTTCGCAAATATTGCAACAGCAACCGACCCAAATCGTGTCCGCATCCCCGCAGCAAGGCCAATCAGCAGCCCAGACCATCCAAACGGCCATATTGCAAACTACACAGGCGCAGCTACAGCATCAGCCACAGACAATTCGAGTGGTCGCTACTGGCGGTACAGCCATTTCTAATGCACAGCAGCTTACCACCGGTACCGGCACTCCTATTCGGGTGCTATCTTCTACAGGGCAACAGTTACGCATTGGTACCGCAAGCACCGGTACAATGCAGCAAGCTGGACAAACGGCCGTACTGCGTACCGCTGGTCCGGGAATCGTTTCCGGCGCACAGTTGCAAACGGTACAACAGCGTCTTGTTAGTGCCGGTACGGGTAGCACTTCGACCACCGCAACGATCGGTGGGAAGCAGATCATTCTGCAAAAACCGGTCACCATAGTAAGCGGTACGCCTGGTGCTGGAACTACTGGAGCTACATCCATTAACAGCGCTACTACCAATCAGGGTCAAATATTAACACTGGTAAAAACGAGCCAAGGAATGACGATGCAAACCGTGCCGAAAATGAGCGTGGTTCAGAAGACGGCTGGCACGGGAACACTGCATCAACCGCAGCCACAAATTATTACTTCAAACCTACTGACAGGTACCGGTGGAACGGTCGTACAGCAGGCAACGGTTGCCGGTACTGCCGCTGGCCAGAAAACGACCGTCATCGGCGGAAACGTGGTGAAGCTGATGTCGACCGGGTCCGGCACGATCGGTGGCAAACAGATACTGATGAAAAACTCCAACATCGTGCAGGTGGGCAAGATGGGCACGAATTCGACCGGTAAACCAACGCTCGTGCTCACGAACAAAGCAGGCCAAGCGATACGGGGCAATCAGCAGGTGATTGTGGTTACGACACCACAGGGTATTCGCACCGTTAGCGGCACCGTTACGTCCTCCGCTAACAACTTCGTGACGCTGTCCTCTTCGCAGGTGCTTAACACCATCACATCAACGCGCACCACCAACATCGGTGGTGCGACCGTACTGCAGGCCACCTCCGTACCGGCCGTCAGTGGAACGGGCTCCACGCTGAATGCGGTCGGTGCTGGGGGAGGAAATATAGTGACCGCATCGGTTGCTTCCGGCGGTACTACAACCACTCTGGGCGGTCAAGCGATCAAGTTACGCACGGTGCAGGGCGGCAAACCGATCACCTTCACCATGCCGGTCGGAGGTCTGCAGGCCGGTGGACAAAAGATTACTGGTACGCAAATCATCAACATGCCTCAGAAGCTGGTCAGTGGCAAATCGGTCACGGTACAACTGACACCGTCGGTCGGTGGTCAGAAAACGGTCACGATCGTTCCGTCCGGAGCAAGCGGCGCGACGGCAACGTCCGGTACGGTGACaggacaagttggtggacagAAGATATTAATGCTACCGTCGAAAACAACGACCCGCATCGTTACCCAGCAGCAATATCAGCAAatacagctgcagcagcaacaacagctccAGGCCGCAcaattgcagcagcagcagcagcaacagttgcaggcacagcaacaacagcagcaacaggaacATCAGGTATCGACCGATGCAGCGTTTGCGGCTCTGGCAGCTGAGGCAGGCATGATGGAAACGGATGCGGAAGGTATGGAACAGATGGACGGTTGCTTCGATCTTGCATCGTTCGTCGACGAGGAAGACGTAGTACCCTGTTTTGAGGTGGAAAGCGAAAATCCAGTTCTCGATGAAGATATGAAAGAAATGGAACGCCCGACTGGTTTCCCAATGTTCACTCTCGAGCAGCTGGATGGTTGCGATGATACTTTGTCCATCATTACCGCTAGTGAAGATGTAATATCCGGCCGGCACAAGTATCCCATACGTTACATCAAACCGGGCCTTTACGGCGGTGCACTGCAGATGGGACTGATGAACAACAGTGGGTCCGGTGGGGATGATAGCGATTCGCAAATCGAAAACCAAGCCTCCGATAACGCGGAagatcagcagcaacaacagcaggaagCTGATGAAATCGACCAGAGCGGCGAACTAACGCACGACAATGTGATTCTCGAGGGCATGGACGATGCCGGTGGTAGAGACAGTCAGGATGAAGGGCATTTGGAAGACGAATCTGGTGCAGGGGCGGTCGCCGGTGCGATGATGGTATCGGCCGATGAGGAAGATGGCAACTTTGTCGGTGAAGATAGTCAGGATCACGACGAACTGTCGACTGAAAATGAGGAGAACGTACAGGCTAGCGAATCGATGGACAAGGATAACGCCAACACTTCAATAGATGAAGATCTGGAAGAGGAAGAGAATCATGGGCTGGATAGCCTGATGGAAGATGATACCGCTGGACAGTCTCAACAGGAA ATGTCTTTCGGTAGCGAACAGGAAGAAATGCAGACGATGGAACAACATACTGCTGGATCGTCCGAACTCGCGGGTGGAGAAGGAATGAGCACGGAGGAATCGTCCTCTAGCGCTGCTGTTCCTGTCCATGTACCGAAAACCACTGTTGTTAGTGCTCCGACAGCATCAGAAACGGAAGCAGCCAACATTCTCACCACGATAAAGAGCGGCGAAATTTTGTCTCTTCACAATGCCGAACTGCTTGCAGGTGGCAGTACTGGTACGGGCAACGAAAATGTTAT CCAACTTGATACCGGCACAGCAACTTTACTGCAGTCATGCAATGAAAATGGTCAAATGATAACGTTCAAAACCGAAGCCGTTGAGAGTAACGGTGGTGGTTCAACGCCGGCCGTTGCCGACGGGACCACGCTGACACTTAGTGACGGTACCACATTCGTAACACGCCTTCAAACGTCCGGCGAACAGTCAACAATCGATGGTGGTATGGTACCACAAACCCACTCCAGCCCGGGCAATATGAATCTGGCCGGTGCTGTTGTCAAGACAGAAGACGCTTCCAACAATACATCGTCGACCACTGGACACCTGGACGCACTGGCAGAAGCGGCAGCTTCGGCAACGTCTGTGCTGCCGACCGAACTGATGGGCGATCTTCTGTCCTCTCCCACATCGAACGTATCACAGCCGGCACAACAGGGAACGTCGATAAAATTTTTGGACCCCACGTCGAAACAGTTCACCGTGGTCATGCAAGCTGGAGGAGACGGCACAGGATCGTCTGTGTCGACCGCGGGTGTGAACAATGGTAGCAACAACACCACGCTGTCCGGGAAACAAGTGATCGGAAAAGCGGTTGTTCGGTCCAACTCTACTGGGAAGACGAAGGATGAAAAGGAAGAG AAGTCAGTGAAACCGAAGGATGAGTCCGAGATTTGGCACACGGTGGGCATTTTTAAGACGGTCAACCATACCGTTTCGAACTACATCGATGCAAACGAATGGGACAGTTCGATCGATGGCGAAATGCTGAGCGCGGACAGCATACCCGATCTGAGCGAGCTGAAGCGAATAAACCTGGAGCCGGGCTGTGCCTACCGGTTCCGTGTCGCCGCCATCAACAGCTGCGGTCGGGGCGAATGGAGCGACGCAACACCGTTCAAGACGTGTCTGCCGGGCTTCCCGGGCGCTCCATCCGCGATAAAGATTTCCAAGTCACCGGAAGGTGCACATCTCTCCTGGGAACCGCCACCATCCACTACCGGCGACATTCTGGAGTATTCCGTCTACCTGGCAATTAAATCGCAAAATCCCGCCAAGGATAAGGCAAGCTCGGCCGCTGCCCAGCTGGCGTTCGTGCGTGTGTACTGCGGGTCGAACAACCAGTGTACGGTTGCGAACCAGTCCCTGCAGACGGCACACGTGGACTTTACGTCGAAGCCAGCCATCATCTTCCGCATAGCGGCGCGCAACGATAAAGGATATGGACCAGCAACGCAGGTTAGGTGGCTACAGG ACCCACAGCTATCCAAAACGACCGCAATGAGTGGTGCAACTGGTGGTGCAAATCAGGCCGGAATCGTTGGAAAACGATTGGGTGACAAGTCGGCCACGATCATTGCTAATAAGCGAGTCAAAATTGGTACACCAGTGACGGGTACCAACTCGTCGATGATGGTTTCTCCCCAGCACCATCATTAA